ACTTTTAATGTAAATAGTCTGGATTTTGGGGCACTGATTGAAAACCAGGGGATTTATTTTCCGAAGTTTATCTTGCTGAAGATTGAGGCAAAAAACTGATGGTATATTCATACTTCGGATTGGCTCCGGCGGTGTAGGCGACGCGGCCTTCGATAGAACTCAGGGAACAACCTTCACTGTGGTAAATGGCTTCGATCTCAGCGTTATCACCCATACACTAAGTTATTGGTCCTCAAAAGTCTCATACCCAAATCGTTGATATCCCAGAGAGGTGTAGTGTTCGTTTAAATAAAAAGAACCTCCGGCAGAATCGTATGGGGATATTTTCACAATATAGGAACTATTAAATTTTTCGGGAACATGTGGCTTTCCAGAGGATAATACTTCCAATGTATCGCCCCGAAACCGATAAAACAAGGTTTGCTCGGAACTATACACAATATCAATTTTCTTATTAGGTTTCTTTGTCGTGCTGGATGAGGTAGAAATATAAGTTAATGAACCACTGAAACCCCATGAATAAAGTTTAAGATATAGCTTCTCGGGATTATGGGGCGCATGAATTTCGTGTGATTCGATGAGATATGTTGGGCCGCAGGCAACAAGGAACATGATGATTACTGCAAGCCAGAAGAAAAGCAAGGTATAAATACGATTTTTCGAAATAGATATTAGTGTTTTCTCCATTTTTCACTTTGTTTTACCTGATATCTGATTTTTGCTCCTTGGTCCCATCCTTTGTCAATCATTCGTCCGGCATATTCGACTTCACCGTAATATGGTGCATTCCCATAAGGAGAGGGCACGATAGGAGGTAAGGCAGCAAGGGCAATCATTGTCCCCTTATTTGCACCCTGATGAAGTGCACCAGCCATTTTCAATCCAAACGGGTCCGCTGAGGCGGATGCAAGCATACTAATGATTCTCCTGGAGGATCTCCGAAGGCGTCTGTACCGCGCCGTCGCCGTTGAGGTCGCAGAAGGTTGAGTATTATCATGCAAAAATTCCGCAGACCACTTAATTCTCAGTATAGCACTGAAATACCTAAAATCCTTCATTGGTTTTTTTACCTGTCTATTCCCCTTCGCCTGGCAATTTACTACAGGACTAAACCTAATTCAAGATACTTCCCCGTGCTATCTTCCTGTATTTTACGCCAGAATTCCTTATCCTCTGCCTCAAAAAAATCCAGTTCGATAAATCTGAATTTGTCATTTATGTTTTCTTTTTCAAAATCGCCTCCAATTGCATAAAACACACACGTATCTTTTCTCCACTCCAGCACCAGATGAAATCCGTCGCGATAGCCGCATTCGCTTGTTTTTAGGCAAACCTCCGGGGCTTTCCACTTTTTGTATATCCCGGGGGTGATATAGGCTTGACAATAGGAACCCTGATAATACTGGATCTGAGTGATATGATTTCTGCCGTCGGGGGACGAATAATAATAAAATTCATATTTGGGAATCAGGAAATATACGAGGCCTGCAAAGAAAACTACCAGAAACCCCCAGGCAGATGTTACAATTACTTTCTCCATAATCAAAACTTTTTTGAATTTTTCATGCCGTATTGAATCGCCTTAAAGGTCGCCCGGTCTTCTCCGTGGCCGGGATGGAAATTTAATGGATTTAAGACATTTCCAGAACCCATACCACCTATATAAGAACCCACCAAAACCGCAAAACCCGCAGGTTTTGAACCGCCAATATCTAACGAACCAAACCCATTCAAGGCAAAGTTATTCGTCATCCACTTTGTCCTGTCCGCCACCACTCCCGCCAGAATATTCCCGGCATCCCGTGCGGAAACAATCGTGCCATCCGGGAGGCGAGAGCCATAGTAAGCACCCTCTTTCCCTCCGGGGTTATCTTCATTTGTTTTAATATCGTATCGCTCATCGGCTCCCGCGTTTGACGCATATGTAAAAAAACTTGCTACACCATCCAATTCAGTCAGATACGTATTTATCTTATCTCCGGCCCAGATGCTGCTAAAATCAATATAGGCATTTTTACCGCGAGTAACGATTCTTTGCTCCAGCAGATTCGCCGCAGCAAACGAAAACAAATGCGGAGCCTGATCAGCCAACCCATCCACCCCATTCCACCTCCCCGCCTCGGGCATATACATCCGCGCCCCCCTTCGACGATCGCTCAGGGTAAACTCCGTCGAGCCACCCCAGGCCGTGATCAGCCTGCAACTCCTTCCCGCTGTACTGGTACAGGTTGTCGGGCGCGGCGGCGTTTGTCCACGGGCCGTGGAGGGAGAGGCTGAAGGATTGGACTTGATATTGCGCGGCGTTGCTGAGTTTCACGGTTTTGGTGAGTTTGGGCAAGCATAAATATACGCTATTTTTACAACAACTGAATGTACCTGTAATCTATGGGTATTAATAAATATGCGTAATTACTGTTCTCCATAAAACTTCCTTCTAATAGATTTTTGACACATTCATCTACTTTCCAAACAAGAAAATCTCCTTCAATTCTATAAATCACTACTCTCTTGCCTTTGAAAGTCGGTAAGCCTTTTATTTTTCTAAATCCGGTAAGCGGTAAAGATGATGCCCTTATCAGAATTTGGGATTGGTCATTAAAACAAAAAATGGTCAAAAGTTCCAAATAGGCTTGTGGTCGTAGTAAAATATAAACACTGTCTTTTTGATTCACTGAAGTGAATGCTATGTCTCTTATTTGGGGAGTTTGAGATTCATTCGTTCCCGTATTCATGAAAAAAATCTCCGCATCAAAATCAATCAAAACCTTTTTCTTTCTTTTCTCATCTGTTGTGTTATTTTTAATAGCCTTAGCAGCCTTTCGGTCAACTGAAATGACTGCGTAACCGGTGACGGATAGCGTGTCTCCGTTTTTATAAACTGGTGATGCTCTGTAAAATGTGGGTGATAACAAAATTACTGCGAGTAATAACAATATATTATTTTTTCTCATAGTCAAGGGTTGAGGAGGTCGTAGAACTTTTAAAGCAGAATTTCTACTTTAGACCTGTTGCGGCTTAGGGGAAGAGGATACTCCCAATCTGCGCTACCAGCTATGTATAACAGCGAGTATCTTGACATAGATATTACACAAATAAATCATTAAAATACCAGCATGTAAAACAATAGACAGAGTTAAGGATAGGGATTGACCGCTGGATATAAATAATTAAAAATAAATGAATAAACATAAAGTAGATAATAAAGCTTTTCCCTTTTATTCTCCTAAAGAACAATTGGCTATAGCCAAATAGCAACGAGGGAAGAAATGTGATTATATACATTATATCTACCCAAAGGAATAATTTTTCTGCCCAGATAAGGAAATTACTAAATAAAATGCCGATCGAATTTCTATTCACCTGAGCAAAATGTGTTATTGAAAACCCATTCTCCTCATCCGGAAGTTTTCCTAACTTATAATAGGCGACCCCGGTAAAAAGTATAGTTATCAGAACTCCGAAAATAGATAAATACCCCGTAAACAAGAAGAGCTTCGATAAAAGTCTAATCAAAATTTTCATTACAACTTTTTTACATGTTATTAAACAATTGGACTTACCTCAAATACCCGATCACGAATCTTTTCAAATTAGTTTTAGATTATTTTAGTCCCCCATCGCAAGCCCTTTTGTATTTTTGAGGTTAAAACTTTTCACAAAATTGAACCGTTTTCCCACATACGAGCTTACTTTGAACAATTCAATATAATACTTAAAAATATGCAAATGATCTAGTTACACGGACTAGGATCAGGGCAAGAAGAAACTAATCGCCCCCATTTGGAATTAGTAGAACCTCTTGTAATAGGGCCATAATCCGCATTCCCCCCAACTACTGCTGTAGAATTATTCTGTGATTGTTTGGTGCCTACCTCTGTTTGCGCACCTTCAGTTCCGCCTGCATCCTGCCAATCTGTGAGATTCACGACCCGAATATCTGTGCTACCCGTTTTGTCCTGTCCTAGGTATACTCCATTTTCATCCACATAGTGGCTTTCATAATTCCCACTCGGATCGCCAAACTTCAACGGGTTATTAAACCCAAACCGATACGGCGTCCAGCCCGGAGCCTGATCAGCCAACCCATCCACCCCATTCCACCTCCCCGCCTCGGGCATATACATCCGCGCGCCCCTTCGACGATCGCTCAGGGTAAACTCCGTCGATCCACCCCAACCCGTGATCAGCCTGCAACTCCTTCCCGCTGTACTGGTACAGGTTGTCGGGCGCGGCGGCGTTCATCCACGGGCCGTGGAGGGAGAGGCCGAAGGGTTGAACCTGATATTGCACGGCGTTGCTGAGTTTCACGGTTTGGGTGAGTTTGGTGCCGGATGCGTCCTTTCGACGGTCGCTCAGGGCAGGCATAAATATACGCTATTTTTTTGCTACTGCCAGCGTGCGACGGAAGGTTATACTTTAAATAAAGCGATTTATGAACTTTTTGCGAAATAGATTTTGGACTCCCCAATCAGCAAAACCGCGCCTAAAGTACATTAAAAAACGGAATTATCAACTTATTGGGATAAACCACGAAGGACACCAGGAAGCCACGAGGGACACAAAGCACAGTTTCCTTGTGCCCTTTGAGAGGCCTTTGTGTCCCTGGTGGTTTCTGCTTCGCTTCGGAAAGATTACTTTCTCCCAATTACTTTATAATTCCGTTAAAAAATCTCCTTCCGTGGATTAAAAAAACTAAGGTGTTTCATGTGTTCCCCTCACCCCATCTCATCCAGCACCTTACTCTGGATCGCCAGATATTCCGCCTCCTTCAGACTCAGACTCTTCCATGCGCGGAAGGCGAGGAGTGAAAATATCAGAAAACTGACCGTAATGCCCGCAAAGGCTGCCCATCGCTGACCCCATCTGTCAAACGGGGAGTGGGGCAGAAGTACAAACAAATCACCCGTGATCAGTATCATCATGCTGTTGAATGCCCAGGCACGGCAAATGCGGATGCGCATTTTGCTGTATTCGATCAACTCGCGCAGACTGTCTGATTTCAGGTAGATTTTGGTCCGGGCGATGATATAATCTTCCTTACCCAGAAATCGGGGGTTGTGGTAATTTTCTTTAAACCACTTGTCAAACAGGTTGTCCACCAGCCGGTCTGTAACCACGCCTGCGATATACAAAAACGGAGAAAATACAATCACAAATGCAGGCTCACTGATTAATGGCAAAGAAATCCATTCATACCCGACAAAGATAAACAGTACCAGGGCCAGCCAGACGATCGTTCCGGCACCGGCGACAATGAGTTCGATGATATAACTGGAGGATTTCATGGCAATGGGTTTATATTTTTACATCAGTCACAAACTTTTTATAAAGAAAGCGATTCAGTACAATACCTGAAATCAATACGATCGCCCACTGTGTCACAATCGTTGCGTTGCTGTATATGCTGATAAAATTCCAGCTCCCGTTTTCGTCAAACCAGGGATGGGCGTCATATCCCCGCGACATCCACCAGAGAATGATAATCAGCCCCAGCAATACATTCACGGATATGGCTACAACAAAGTACAGGTTGTGTACCCGGAAATCGGAGTCCTGATCGATAAACTGGGTCTTGAATTTTTTGGCTCCGTGTTTGAGTACGGCAAATATGATAAATAGCCCCGATACGATCAGCCCGATGCCCCATACCCAGTCCTGGTTGTTGAAAAAATCGAGCGACCAGGCCGAAGGCAACCCAAATACTACACAAAATATTCCCACAACTACTGACGACCGCCGCAGGTCAAATCCCAGATCGGTTACGAGTTTGATAAACAACTGTACCATAGACAGGAGCGAACTGAAAGCCGCCAGAAAAAACACCACAAAAAACAGCAGGGCAAAATATGCGCCACCGGTGATCTGGGCAAAAAACCGGGGTATAATATTGAATATCAGCGCCTGGTTTCCGCTTTGTAAAAAGGTAATGGCCTCTGCATCTGAAGATGCCAGGGCAAAAACTGCAGGTAAAATGGCCATTCCCGCCAGCAACGAAGCGGTATTGTCGCCAAATCCGCTGATAAATATGTTGAGGGTAACGTCTTCTTTTTCTCTGGAATAAGCGGCAAATGTCATCATCAGCCCCCATCCGGCGCCGGTTGACCACGCAGACTGGGAAAGAGCCTCGATCCAGACGGTTACATCGCCAAACAGTTCGGGCCGAATGGTAAACAGATATTCCAGTCCTTTGATTCCATTGCCTGCGTTCAGCGCGAGAATGCCGGTCGTAATCAGGAGTCCGAACAATACCGGAATGAGAAATTTATTGACACGTTCCAGCCCGCCCTGTACACCGCGAATAAGGAAAAATACGCCCAGGAGTACGGCCAGCAGATGAAGTCCGACAGTCAGATAACTATGGGAAGAGATTTCGGCCCAGTATTGATTGATGTATTCGGGGTTGGTGGCGAGGTGCTGCGAAAGGGTAGTGCCGCCTGTCATTGCTGCCCATACATGGGTCAGCGAAAGCCCGATATATCGCAGCCCCCAGGCCGTGACGACCGAATAATAAAATGTGATGCCCAGGGTACAGAGGGTAATAAAATACCCCATCCAGGTGTAGCGTTTTCCCGCAAACTGGGCAAAGGAGCCGATCACACTTTTTTTATAGGCTTTGCCAATGGCAAATTCGGCCAGGAGTACGGGCATGGCCCATATCAGCAAAAAAATCACCCACAAAATCAGGAATGTCCCGCCGTATTGTCCGGCCAGACGTGGAAAACGCCAGAGGTTGCCTGCACCCACTGCCATGCCGAGGGCGGCAAAAATCAACCCCCAGCGACTGCTGAATTTCTCGTTTGAAGTCATAGTGGGCTGAATATAGCGGGTTTAGGGGAATTATGGAAAATTCCCCCGAGATTTACCCCAGCCCTGCAAATTCAACCGTTGCTTTCAGCTTAGCTATGTCCAGCTCGATATCGGCAATATTGATTTCCAGATCTACGCCTTCTTTCGGACTTTTTCCTTCCCCCAACAAATAGTAATAATCGAGGTTTACGACGCTGGCGAGTGAATAAAAACACGCATTTACATACAATGGGCTGAAAAACTCGATGATTTTTGTGCCCGGTTTGCAAAATGATAAATGTGTCAGGCCTGCTCCATGGGGGGCAATAATCGCCTCAGCACCGGCAAACATGGCAATCTGATCTGTAATAGAAAAGTCTTCCAGTAAGACGGAGGTAAACCCGGCCTTTTGTACATAGTCAATCACCGCGCTTTCGTTTTTGACTTTTCTGACCGGTGCTTTTGCCCGGCTGATGTAGATTCGTTTGGGCAAATGGGAGGTGTCTTCCGGAATGGTTGGCAAAAACAGGTCGCGCAGAAACTCAATGGACCATGCGGGCGGATTACCTGTCCATCCGGGCTTGGAGGGCACCAGCAGTTCGTCTACCTTGATATGCGGATGGTCATCGGTCGTAATAACCTTTTCCATCGGAACTCCGGCAAGCGCCAGTGTTTCGCGCATAAAGCGGCTTTTGGTGCTATTGACAATCACATAGTCCAGCATATTGCAGTTCATGCCCGCCCCACGCATAATGGCGAGTTTTGGCAGGATATCCAGGATCCAATGGAAAAACTGTTCGCCTTTGACTGTCGTCAGACTTACGGCTTTTCCCGGAAAATAGTGTGCCGGTGAAAGCCGCAACTTACTCATGATGATGCTTTTCCCCAGATCCTCTGCAAACTCATAGGAAATTTCGCCGATAAGTTTGTCCTCAGGACTGATGACGGCCATGGAATCAACGTGGCCTGCAAAATTGTGATTTACCCACAGGCGGGCGTTTTTTACCGAAGCGACAAAAGCTGCGGGCGCCTGGTGTTTATATTCCTTACGGATTTTCCAGTGTACTTTTGTTTCAAGCGTTTTAGGTTTATTTCGGTAGAGTTTATGTTCCGGAAAAATTTCCTCGACATAGGGTTTACTGCCATTTGTACCAGGTTCTTTTGCAAGCCACTCTTTTACGGTGGTGTAAAAGCCTTTGGGCGGCCCGAATACTTCCGAGCTGACCGGTAATTTGCGTACAGGATACAGGAGCAAGCGGACGGTGTCCTTCCTTAGTTCCTTAAGTGATCGTTGATAAGGGCGGATGTAAGGTCTTAAGAAGGCTTTAAAGTTTTCGTTCATTAATTATCGAGAAAATGACCGTAACCCTTTTCCCTGATAAACGCTTCGACTTCCTCGTGGTTGGCGATAAAGTCTGAAAGTTTTTGGGGGGTTACCTTTTGCAATTCCGTATCTGGCAATTCAAAATCCACCTTCAGGTATTCAGAAAGCTTCTTCAACGTATTGGGGTGAGAAGCGGGATCTTCAAGATCTCTTTCATAATACAGCTTAAGGTGAGGTATGCCCTCCAACATTTTATTTTCGCGTGCTGCCGCTCTTTGTACGCCTTCTACCCAGTCCAGCAATTCCTGAAGGTCAACGTGCATCTGCTTTGGCAAATCTCTCGTCATGACCGTGGAGTTGCTGTGAAACTGATTTCGGTAACGGGCATACAAATTGGATAATCCCTGCCGCAATGCATTTTCCCTTTCGAGGTATATGATTTTATACCCTTCTTTGGTGATTTTGCGGAGGAATAAATGCTGGTCATCGCGTTCGTATCCAAGGATTTTTCCTACCTGATAAGTGAGGCATTTAAATCCATATATTTCCTTGTTGCCCAGCAATGTACGCACACGCCGGTAAAGTTGGGGGAACAATACCTTTCGGTGATATATTTCGTTGTCGCAAAATACTTTTGAGTTTGAATTTAACAGACTCACCAGTAAAGTGCTGCCGGATCTACCTGTCCCAAAGATGACAAACTTCTCTTTCGGACGGGTTTTCGCTTTATAAATAGCTGATATATATACACCCAGCTCAAACACGTATCCGAAGTTATGATTGATAAAATCATACTTCTTGATAAGATATTCGATCTGGTCGCTTATTTTCTTTTTCATCATGACCAGGGGAGAGGGCTTAACCCTGATGGACTGCTCCATTGAGTGAAAGGATATTTTGTTTAATATTATTTAATTGTACTGCCCATGAAAACTGGGCACGGGTAAGTTCACGGGATTTGTCGCGGAAGGTTTCCCATGTATTCTGACTTACCAGCAGATCTGCACAGTCATCGACAAATTCGTCCATGTCCTGGGTATGGTACAGGTGAACACCATTTTCAACGGCCATTCCTTCCGAACCGATAGGTGTGGTAACCACAGGAATTCCCCGGAACATAGCATTCATGACTTTCAGTTTTACGCCACTGCCAAATCTGAGTGGGGTAATGAATACCCGGCATTTGGCATAGTAGTCTTCTAGGTCGTCCACAAAGCCGGTAAGGATAATATCTTTGTGTTTGGCTGCCAGATCTTTGAGTCTCTGGTCAGGAGTTCCGCCTACGATGTAAAACTTCACATTGGGGCGTTTTGCTTTCAGCTTTTCCCATCCTTCATTCAAAAACCAGATGAGCCCGTCGGCATTGGCTTCCCATGTCAGGGAGCCGATATAAAGCAGGGATTCTTCGGTATTGTCCCATTGAAGATCTGGCCAGTCCAGCATAAAATCTTCGCCGCAAGGCACAATCTGCTCAATTCTTCCCACATGATTGGTCAAATCTCCCAGAATCACCTGATCGTTGGGATTGGCCAATACCATATTTGCCCGTGAGCAATATTCTTTTTCAAACTTCTGAATCCGCCTGGATTCCATGGCGGTGATCAGCTTTTTGAGCGGATTGGTGCTGACCTCCGAATAGCGTTTCCACATGACAAACTCCGCATTGTGTTCGTGCATGATGGTTTTGGCTTTGGCTTTTTCAGGGATGTATTGAAACATCTCATAATGATCTACAAAAACGTATTCGTAATCATCGATCATGGAATTGATTTTATCTGCCACGGTCTGATGATAGTTTCTTACGAGATTGATCGGTACACCTTTGAGGTAACTTTTGATCACCGTCGAAGGTGTACGCTCTATATTGAGCTCGAAGCTGAAATAATCTTCCAGAGTAACTTTGGAGAGAAATTCCTGTTCAAAATCAGGGTCTTCCCATTTTAGCAGGGTGACCATAGAGGTATGGAAGTGCTGAGAAAGATAATTGATCAGATTCCATGAAGTACTGACCCCGCCTTTGAAGGGTGGGTAAGGGAGCTGAGAAGTGATAAAGAGAAGTTCTTTTTTCATTCCGGGAAATGATTATTGACAGGTTAATGAACCGCAGGCTTTCCGCCTGAAATTCTGAATGTAAAGGAGGTTACCAGCATGTCCACATATGGCTTGATCCATAGGAGGAGCCATAAAAGCCCGCCGTGTCTGCGTACATAAAAAAACCAGTCCTTTTTGATATATCCTTTTACTGAATGGAAGTCGCGCAGGCGCTCCTTCAGGGGCAGGGTTCTGTCTGTCCAGCGCTCTGCGGTCGGATTGCTTTCGCAAGTGCCTATATAGCCAGCGGCAAGCCAGACGGTACAACCTTTTTTGCGGGCGCGAAGCCCATAATCCGGATCGCCCCAGCGATGGGTATAGTAGGGCTCTATATTGCCCACTTTTTCTGCTACCGATCGCGGTATCAGCACGCAGTTGCCTGTGTTGGTCGTGCATTCCCTGGGTTCATCGCCGGGTGCTACCGGAAGCATTTTCAGCGTCCAGAGGCTCACGCGCTTAAATCCTCCATAACTAAACTCTCCGGTGCGGGGGTCTGCGGTTCCGCCAAGTACCATACTCGTTGGATGGCCCTGCACGGTCAGCCAGGTATCAGTTTCCAGCAGCCTGCGGATGGCATCTGCATAAAGAAATGTGTCGTCGTTGAGCCAGAGATAAAAATCAAGGTTGTGCTTCAGGGCTTCGCCGTAGGCGAGATTCATGCCGCCGTTCCAAAACAGGGACCCGTTGCCTTCCAGTACATGTACTTCCGGAAATCGGTTGCGAACCGCGTCAGCAGTACCGTCTGTACTTCCGTCATCGGTCATGAATACTTCGAGGTCAAATATTTCCCCAAGGCCTTCCTGGGCATATACATTTTCCAGACAGGTAAGGGTTTTGTCCCTGCGGTTGTAGCAGGTCATTACTACGCCTAAAGTTTTTCTTTCTTTTATCATCAGTTGTATATCGGATAATTCAACAGCCTTGTCACACTGTTGCGAATGTTTTTGCCATGTTGTTTCTGCTTACTTCTCCGCAGTTTGATCCTGGGATCGATACGCATACTGTTCCCTTCAAAAAGCTCGCCAACCTGCAGATAATCGTTGTTTTTTATTTTTGTAATCGCTTCTGACAGGTCTACGGAAAGCTCCCGCTGTATCACTTCCATCACGTTCTCCGGACTTTCTATAAAATCTTCGTATTTAATCTCCAGTACCCGGTGTTTTTTGCGCAGTCGGTTGATCACAATCTTACACAGTCCGTTCACCAGGAAATAGTACAGATTGGCCGCCAGCCAGCCTTTGGGGGGAAGATATACATCGGTTTTTGCGAAGGATTCCACTACACTGATCGGATCTCTTTTGAGATAAATATAGTTAATCTCAAAGGGAAGGGCGTCTGAAATACCGAGCGCCCGTCCCGGATATTTGGACGAATCCACTACAATGGACTCATCAATCGAATCAAAGAGCTTGGTGTAAAAATCGCGAAGAAACTGCTGATACTCTGCATACTTTGCTTTTCTGGAAGCGCCCAGCAGCCTTTTGACGAGACCTTTGTGATACTCAAACTCGTCGTGAAGTATGGCTTGTTTTTTCAGGTTGTGGTTTTTTTGGAATTCTTCGGTAAAGCTGCTCCAAAAAACCAGCCTTTCGGGTGCATGCTGAAATCCGGTAGGAATGCCTTCCCGCACAGGGTAGCGGTTAAGCTCCCCGCAACTGAAGACATCTCCGGCATTGCCAAGCGCTACATCCAGAAGGGTTGTTCCGCTTCTTCCTGCACCGATAATATAAATAATTTTCTTCTGACTCATTTCGGCTTTTATTTATTGCCTAGCCATTTGGCAAATTCATATAAACTAGTTACTTGTAAATCTATGAGTGGCAGATACTCCTCCCGTATATTTTGGTCTGATACCCAGGCTGTTTTTGTCCCTGCATTTCTGCCAAATTTCATGTCGGAAATGGCATCTCCGATCATCAAAGAACGACTTAAATCTATCTCGGGGAAATCAGCTTTTGCTTTCAGCGCCATACCAGGTTTGGGCTTTCTGCACCCTTCGTGGTCATTTTCTTCCAGATTCGGACAGTAGTAGATCCTGTCTATCCGGCCTCCTGCTGCTTGTATTTCGTCCATCATCTGCGAATGGATTTCAAGCAAAGTAGCTTCGGTCATCATTTTTCTTCCTACCCCACGCTGGTTGGTGACAATGATCATTCTGCTAAAATGATCTTTTAAATATTTCAATCCTTCCAAAGAACCGGGAATAAAAATAAATTCCTCCCACGTTTTTACATAGTCATCGTCTCGTTTTTGGTTGATAACACCGTCCCGATCGATAAATAGCGTCCATGAATGGTCAATATGTTCTGGCAGCAAGCTCTCTTTGAGATCGTTCATAATCCTGGGGAATACCTATGTCGATAAAGTAAACATCAAAAGCCAGACCAAAGAAGCGTTTTTGGGGGAATAAACTTTCCAGTACGTCTTTTTCGAAGGAGAATTTTTGGGGGAATAAGTCGTTGGTTATCAATTCCTTTTTGAACAGATAAATCCCTCCGTTGATCATCCCTACAGATTTGTACGCTTTTTCTTCAAAGCCTGTCACTTGTCCTGCTTCATCGATTTGTACGGTACCATACCGGTCAAAATCGCGCATTTCTTTCAGTGCAAGCACAAGATCTGCGTCCTTTTTCTGGTAATATTGGTAGAGTTGCTGTACGTCAACCCCAAAAAAAGTATCGCCGTTTAGTACCAGTGCATCATTTCGGTCGAGCATCTCGCAGGCTTGTTTGATGCCTCCTCCGGTGCCAAGTGCTTCTTCTTCAACGGAGTACCGCAGGCTGATATTTTTGTATTTTTCTCCGAAATAGTCAACAATTACTTCCCGCTTATACCCGACGGCCAGGACGACGGTCTCGACGCCCTGTTCGTTGAGTTCGTCCAGAAGATAAGCCAGAAATGGCCGACCGTTGACCTCCGCCATGGGCTTGGGTACATCGGCTACCACTGACCTGAGTCTGGTTCCCATTCCTCCCGCAAGTACGATTGCTTCTTTTATCATAAGTACTACTGGCTGACAGCTGATGGTTGAAAGAGTGCTGCTTCTACTAATTCACAAATAATATGGCCCAACATCATATGGCATTCCTGGATACGTGGGGTGTCTTTGGAAGGAATGTCAATCAGGTAATCTGCGGCCTCCTTCATCAGGCCCCCGCCTTCTCCTGTCATCGCTACGATGATCATCCCGTTTTCTTTTCCCTGCTCAAAAGCGCGGACCACGTTTTTGGAGTTGCCGGAAGTCGAAAGTCCTACCAATACATCTCCTTCACGGCCTTTGGCTTTGATCAGGCGGCTGTAGATTTGTTCGTAAGAATAATCATTGGCAACCGCAGTAATATAGGAGGTGTTGACATGAAGCGCTTCTGAAAAAAGCGGGTCGCGGTCAAAATAAAATCTTCCTGAAAATTCTGCTGCGAGGTGTTGTGCGTCGGCAGCGCTGCCGCCATTT
The Bacteroidia bacterium DNA segment above includes these coding regions:
- a CDS encoding D-sedoheptulose 7-phosphate isomerase — encoded protein: MNRIKEVIANSISVKQAVLADESLLSIVEQVANVITEAFRNDKKVLFCGNGGSAADAQHLAAEFSGRFYFDRDPLFSEALHVNTSYITAVANDYSYEQIYSRLIKAKGREGDVLVGLSTSGNSKNVVRAFEQGKENGMIIVAMTGEGGGLMKEAADYLIDIPSKDTPRIQECHMMLGHIICELVEAALFQPSAVSQ
- a CDS encoding nucleotidyltransferase family protein; the encoded protein is MIKEAIVLAGGMGTRLRSVVADVPKPMAEVNGRPFLAYLLDELNEQGVETVVLAVGYKREVIVDYFGEKYKNISLRYSVEEEALGTGGGIKQACEMLDRNDALVLNGDTFFGVDVQQLYQYYQKKDADLVLALKEMRDFDRYGTVQIDEAGQVTGFEEKAYKSVGMINGGIYLFKKELITNDLFPQKFSFEKDVLESLFPQKRFFGLAFDVYFIDIGIPQDYERSQRELAARTY